A region from the uncultured Bacteroides sp. genome encodes:
- a CDS encoding Dps family protein, translating into MKTLDYIKLNEKEMNNVVASLQQLLADFQVYYTNLRGFHWNIKGHDFFVLHSKFEELYDDAAEKVDELAERVLMLGGTPVSKFSDYLKVAKVKEVDGVSSGEEALKNILDTYSHLIGEERKLTALAASVADEATVALMSDYLKEQEKMVWMLTAYNNK; encoded by the coding sequence ATGAAAACGTTAGATTACATCAAGTTAAATGAAAAAGAAATGAACAATGTAGTAGCTTCATTGCAACAATTATTAGCAGATTTCCAGGTATATTACACCAATCTTCGTGGTTTTCACTGGAACATCAAAGGACACGATTTCTTTGTGTTGCACAGCAAATTCGAAGAACTGTATGACGATGCAGCCGAGAAAGTGGATGAACTGGCCGAACGTGTATTAATGCTGGGCGGCACACCGGTCAGCAAATTCAGCGATTACCTGAAAGTAGCCAAAGTAAAAGAAGTAGATGGAGTGAGCAGTGGCGAAGAGGCACTAAAAAACATTCTTGATACATACAGTCACCTTATCGGCGAAGAGCGCAAATTAACCGCCTTGGCAGCAAGCGTAGCCGACGAAGCCACTGTAGCTCTAATGAGCGATTACCTGAAAGAACAAGAAAAAATGGTTTGGATGCTTACTGCATATAATAACAAGTAA
- a CDS encoding response regulator transcription factor, which translates to MMEILVIEDDNRMADLISLGLKENGYQVTVAYDGIEGFMQFATCHPDLVITDILLPGTNGLDLCKRIKEKDESMPVIMLTALGTTNEKVEGFDAGADDYMVKPFEMRELLARIRVLLKRSRAIRNNDVLKVADLEMNLKTKTVKRGNREISLTPKEFNLLAFMMNNSERVLSKSEIAEKVWDTRFDTGTNFIEVYISYLRHKIDKDFPKKLIHTKSGMGFILKEEHENTD; encoded by the coding sequence ATTATGGAGATTCTTGTTATTGAAGATGATAACCGAATGGCTGATCTGATCAGTCTGGGGCTAAAGGAAAACGGATATCAAGTGACAGTAGCTTACGACGGAATCGAAGGATTCATGCAGTTTGCCACCTGCCATCCCGATCTTGTAATTACCGATATTCTGCTGCCAGGCACCAATGGGCTCGATTTGTGTAAAAGAATTAAAGAAAAAGACGAAAGTATGCCGGTCATTATGCTCACCGCACTGGGCACTACCAATGAAAAAGTAGAAGGTTTCGATGCCGGAGCAGACGATTACATGGTGAAACCCTTTGAAATGCGCGAACTATTGGCACGCATACGGGTATTACTTAAAAGAAGCCGGGCCATACGCAACAACGATGTGCTGAAAGTGGCCGATCTGGAAATGAACTTGAAGACAAAAACCGTGAAACGCGGCAACAGGGAAATCAGCCTGACTCCCAAAGAGTTCAACCTACTGGCTTTTATGATGAACAACAGCGAAAGGGTACTTTCTAAAAGTGAGATAGCTGAAAAGGTATGGGATACACGCTTCGATACCGGCACCAATTTTATTGAAGTATACATCAGCTACCTGAGACATAAGATTGATAAAGATTTCCCGAAGAAACTTATCCACACCAAATCGGGAATGGGATTTATTCTGAAAGAAGAACATGAAAATACAGACTAA
- a CDS encoding HAMP domain-containing sensor histidine kinase, whose product MKIQTKLSLIYSCIFGVILLIFIVAVYFFYSNKSQDDYFERLHIRAALKVDLIDGETISADILHLIYESTPGEYEPMVTIYTKQGKLIYCDKQEVAESNKHLQLIGKVKQKGFCKAWDEDNKQTYGFLIEGLKGEYVVFATGYDVHGFTRLSNLRWMLLTAYLIAMIFIVLTVRLFARQAFRPVSRMIDEVKKNNPSNLNMRLNEGNRKDELASLAITFNNMLAQLEEAFSEQKRLVYNISHELRTPLAAIITELELSEQRNCDEEEYQRVIGQTLKDARRLAKLSNSLLDLAKASYNVSGIAMHPVRLDELMLEVCSKVQRADSQYSVHLLFDKEPDDESYITVDGNSYLLEVAFSNLVDNGCKYSADKTCEMHLSFDKGHCLVSVVNNGTDIPKEEQQAIFTPFFRGSNKHVADGNGIGLYLTQKIIDLHQGNIELQSNQNTTIFTVELPTTH is encoded by the coding sequence ATGAAAATACAGACTAAGCTTTCACTCATTTACTCGTGCATTTTCGGAGTAATCTTACTTATTTTTATCGTTGCCGTCTATTTCTTTTATAGCAATAAAAGTCAAGACGATTATTTTGAGCGTCTCCACATAAGAGCGGCGTTGAAAGTAGACCTTATCGACGGTGAAACCATTTCGGCAGATATACTACACCTTATCTACGAAAGCACACCCGGAGAGTACGAACCGATGGTTACCATATACACCAAACAGGGAAAACTGATTTATTGCGATAAGCAAGAAGTGGCAGAGAGTAATAAACACCTGCAACTTATAGGAAAAGTAAAGCAAAAGGGCTTTTGCAAAGCATGGGATGAGGATAACAAACAAACCTATGGTTTCCTTATTGAAGGGCTGAAAGGAGAATACGTTGTGTTTGCTACCGGATACGATGTACACGGATTCACACGACTAAGCAATCTGCGTTGGATGCTACTGACGGCTTATCTCATTGCGATGATATTTATTGTACTTACTGTCAGACTCTTTGCCCGCCAGGCCTTCCGCCCGGTTAGCCGCATGATAGACGAAGTGAAAAAGAATAACCCCTCTAACCTGAACATGCGCCTCAATGAAGGTAATCGAAAGGACGAATTGGCCTCGCTGGCCATCACCTTTAACAACATGCTGGCCCAACTGGAAGAGGCCTTCAGCGAACAAAAACGATTGGTGTATAACATTTCACATGAACTACGCACCCCACTGGCTGCCATCATTACCGAACTGGAACTTTCCGAACAGCGAAATTGCGACGAAGAGGAGTACCAACGAGTGATTGGCCAAACATTGAAAGATGCCCGCCGACTGGCAAAACTATCAAACAGCTTGCTCGATTTAGCTAAAGCCAGTTACAATGTATCGGGCATCGCCATGCACCCCGTGAGGCTCGACGAACTGATGCTGGAAGTTTGCAGTAAAGTGCAAAGAGCAGATTCTCAATATTCCGTTCACTTGCTATTCGATAAAGAACCCGACGACGAAAGTTACATCACCGTTGACGGCAATAGCTATCTGCTCGAAGTAGCATTCAGCAACCTGGTAGACAACGGTTGCAAATATTCTGCCGATAAAACCTGCGAAATGCATCTTTCATTCGATAAAGGCCATTGCCTTGTCAGCGTAGTGAATAACGGTACGGATATTCCGAAAGAAGAACAACAAGCCATTTTCACACCTTTTTTCAGAGGAAGCAATAAGCATGTGGCAGACGGAAACGGCATCGGGCTCTACCTCACACAAAAAATCATCGACCTGCATCAGGGTAACATTGAGCTACAATCAAACCAGAACACAACAATATTCACCGTCGAACTGCCCACCACTCACTAA
- a CDS encoding glycoside hydrolase family 88 protein — MNKLVLGLTLLCFYGCSQRSVGIIDADKALDYCTVQVGRTLNELKGDSVIDYTMMPRNIMDSLTTWECHKATKEEWTSGFWPGILWYDYEYTHSAAIKSEAEKFTSSLSFLAHTPAYDHDLGFLVFCSYGNAYRLTKNPVYKQVILNTADTLATLFNPVVGTILSWPREVKLHNWPYNTIMDNMINLELLFWASKNGGSQRLYDIAVSHADKTMKCQFRPDYTSYHVAIYDTITGNLIKGVTHQGYADNSMWSRGQAWAIYGYTVCYRETHDPKYLVFVQKITDVYLNDLPKDGVPYWDFSAPDIPNAPRDASAAAIVASALLELSTYLEGEKAAQYKNAATKMLESLNSSAYRSGKSKPSFLLHSTGHWPEHSEVDASIIYADYYYIEALLRYKRLNDGENVLGH, encoded by the coding sequence ATGAATAAATTAGTATTGGGTCTGACACTTTTGTGCTTTTACGGGTGTTCACAAAGATCGGTAGGAATAATAGATGCAGATAAAGCGTTAGATTATTGCACTGTTCAGGTGGGACGAACATTGAATGAACTCAAGGGTGATTCTGTAATTGATTATACCATGATGCCACGGAATATAATGGATAGTCTTACAACATGGGAGTGCCACAAGGCAACAAAAGAAGAGTGGACATCGGGCTTTTGGCCCGGTATATTGTGGTATGACTATGAATACACCCACAGTGCAGCAATTAAATCTGAAGCGGAAAAGTTTACTTCATCTCTTTCCTTTTTAGCTCATACGCCAGCCTACGATCATGATCTTGGATTTCTTGTCTTTTGTAGTTATGGTAATGCTTACAGGCTCACGAAAAATCCGGTTTATAAACAAGTCATACTCAATACAGCCGATACGTTAGCCACACTTTTCAATCCGGTGGTAGGCACCATTCTTTCGTGGCCGCGAGAGGTTAAATTACATAATTGGCCTTATAATACCATTATGGACAATATGATTAATCTGGAATTGCTTTTCTGGGCCTCGAAAAACGGAGGTAGCCAAAGATTGTATGATATTGCGGTGTCTCATGCCGATAAAACGATGAAATGTCAATTCAGACCCGATTATACTTCGTATCATGTAGCCATATATGATACCATTACAGGAAATTTAATAAAAGGAGTAACCCATCAGGGATATGCTGATAATAGTATGTGGTCGCGCGGACAGGCTTGGGCTATTTATGGATACACGGTTTGCTATCGCGAAACGCATGACCCTAAATATTTGGTTTTTGTACAAAAAATCACAGATGTTTATTTGAATGATTTACCTAAAGATGGTGTACCTTATTGGGATTTTAGCGCGCCTGATATTCCTAATGCTCCCCGGGATGCTTCGGCTGCGGCTATTGTAGCGTCGGCTCTGCTGGAACTTTCTACTTATTTGGAAGGAGAGAAAGCTGCTCAATACAAAAATGCCGCAACAAAAATGCTCGAAAGCTTGAATTCTTCGGCTTATCGGAGTGGGAAAAGTAAGCCCTCGTTTCTTCTTCATTCTACGGGGCATTGGCCCGAGCATTCGGAAGTTGATGCATCTATTATTTATGCAGACTATTATTATATAGAGGCATTGCTCCGCTACAAACGGCTGAATGACGGAGAGAATGTATTAGGTCATTGA
- a CDS encoding glycosyl hydrolase family 28 protein — MKNFLLSLGLFFNCITCSLAQSRYLGQAKIVTYPVPKQLYYSKHNDDYTVKVRQVGEKEWIDLYEYNVKVDMDTQSDASMVQFDFSGKIEVLVQKNNEEVRSVNIRPLSKHIIPKVEGRFVSFILDKPQNLSIEFNDDRLHNLHLFANSIETDIPDKNASNVMYFEAGMHEPTDSITKSFRIPSNTIVYLEGGAVLKGRLVCDSVENVKVLGHGMLLEPQQGISITYSKNVLIDGITVVDPHHYTVSGGQSTGITIKNLKSFSYQGWADGLDFMSCSNILIDDVFMRNSDDCLAFYTHRWDFYGDCRKVRVQNSTLWADIAHPINIGTHGNTVTGDEVLEDMLFSNLDILEQDEDDRDYQGCMAINVGDHNLARDITFEDIRVENIQEGQLFYLRVMYNQKYNTGPGKGVKNIVFRNITCNAKYVNPSLIEGYDENRTVDDISFENVVLNGRKITSLDDLNLNLNRKKYVGKLRIK, encoded by the coding sequence ATGAAAAACTTTCTTCTAAGTCTTGGGCTCTTTTTTAATTGCATAACATGTAGTTTAGCTCAGTCCAGATATCTAGGGCAAGCTAAGATTGTAACATATCCTGTACCCAAACAATTATACTATAGCAAACATAACGATGATTACACGGTAAAAGTGCGTCAGGTTGGAGAAAAGGAATGGATTGATCTTTACGAATATAATGTAAAGGTGGATATGGATACTCAGTCGGATGCTTCGATGGTGCAGTTCGACTTCTCGGGAAAAATAGAGGTATTGGTGCAGAAAAATAACGAAGAAGTCCGTTCCGTGAACATTCGTCCGTTATCAAAACATATTATTCCCAAAGTGGAGGGGCGGTTTGTTTCTTTTATCCTCGATAAACCCCAAAATCTCTCTATTGAGTTCAATGACGATCGTTTACATAATTTGCATTTGTTTGCTAATTCTATAGAGACGGATATTCCGGATAAGAATGCTTCTAATGTGATGTACTTTGAAGCGGGCATGCACGAACCGACAGATAGTATCACAAAAAGTTTTCGTATTCCCTCAAATACGATTGTATATCTGGAGGGTGGTGCTGTATTGAAGGGACGTTTAGTGTGTGATAGTGTAGAAAATGTGAAGGTCTTGGGGCACGGCATGTTACTCGAACCTCAACAAGGTATTTCGATTACTTATTCAAAAAATGTGCTTATTGATGGGATTACGGTAGTTGACCCGCATCATTATACAGTGTCAGGAGGACAGTCTACCGGCATTACAATCAAGAATCTGAAGTCATTTAGCTATCAGGGATGGGCTGACGGGCTCGATTTTATGTCATGCTCGAATATTCTTATTGACGATGTGTTTATGAGAAATTCGGATGATTGTTTGGCCTTTTATACTCACCGTTGGGATTTTTACGGTGATTGCAGAAAAGTACGAGTGCAGAACTCAACGCTTTGGGCAGACATTGCTCATCCCATAAATATAGGAACTCACGGCAATACCGTGACAGGCGATGAGGTGCTGGAAGATATGCTATTCAGCAATCTTGATATTCTGGAACAGGATGAAGATGATCGAGACTATCAGGGATGTATGGCTATCAATGTGGGTGACCATAATCTGGCGCGAGACATAACTTTTGAAGATATTCGGGTAGAAAACATTCAGGAGGGACAGCTATTCTATTTGCGTGTAATGTATAATCAGAAATATAATACAGGTCCGGGAAAAGGGGTGAAAAATATTGTTTTCCGGAATATTACATGTAATGCCAAATATGTGAATCCTTCTTTGATTGAGGGCTATGATGAAAATCGCACTGTTGATGATATTTCATTTGAAAACGTTGTTCTCAATGGTAGAAAGATTACTTCATTGGATGATTTGAATCTGAATCTGAATCGTAAAAAGTATGTAGGGAAACTACGTATAAAATGA
- a CDS encoding alginate lyase family protein, with product MRKTGLFFCLIIVLCGNSSFARDFRHPGILHTQDALERIRVLVEQKVQPAIGSYDILSKTLEASFMYNMRGPFKNISRAGEYGYTKDPCERDFNAAYYNALMWVLTKDRRYAKKTMEIIRAYASQLQKIYGPDEPLCAGLQGFILVNAAEIIRYTYSSTIYEDGWDDEDTRKVEGMLRNVFQPVLTSFYQTKPYTNGNWGLAVTKAQLAFGVFLNDEKLYKNAVDFFYHGKDNGSLPNYVAENGQIQESGRDQQHCMLGIGCLSEIAEVAWNQGDDLYSALDNRIMKGCEYLAKSNLGYEVPFFTWKDITGKYSNWQSLGKEGIGRFRSVFELAYNHYTERKNLKMPYTQTVLERTRPEGPGFACDNPGFGTLLFYLGNPQAINSRGMIDEYPMKYSTDWIFASAKLLPVNGSMAIVSSGISLFKKGIRYNASEYPFISIKISHMPEQRKKNWLQLSYSVMSAPEFWTFDEKDAVKIENGIYVFRIAGSRSNNGTLFTGSKITVSLMLDFGNTCGEPVKIEYIHSVNNY from the coding sequence ATGAGAAAAACGGGATTGTTTTTTTGTCTGATCATCGTCTTATGTGGTAATAGTTCATTTGCACGAGATTTTAGGCATCCGGGTATTTTACATACACAGGATGCATTGGAGCGTATTCGTGTATTAGTAGAACAAAAGGTGCAACCAGCTATAGGTTCATACGACATTCTCAGTAAAACGCTAGAAGCTTCTTTCATGTATAACATGAGAGGTCCATTTAAAAATATCAGTCGGGCGGGAGAATATGGGTATACTAAAGATCCCTGTGAACGAGATTTTAATGCGGCATATTACAATGCATTGATGTGGGTCCTTACAAAGGATAGACGCTATGCGAAAAAAACGATGGAGATAATCAGGGCGTATGCTAGTCAGTTGCAAAAAATATATGGGCCTGATGAACCTCTTTGTGCAGGTTTACAGGGTTTTATACTTGTTAATGCGGCAGAGATTATACGATATACTTATTCGTCAACTATTTATGAAGACGGATGGGACGACGAAGATACCCGGAAGGTAGAAGGGATGTTGCGTAATGTCTTTCAGCCTGTATTGACATCTTTCTATCAGACTAAGCCCTATACAAATGGAAATTGGGGGCTTGCAGTAACAAAGGCACAACTGGCTTTTGGCGTTTTTCTAAATGATGAGAAATTATATAAGAATGCCGTTGATTTTTTCTATCATGGAAAAGATAATGGTTCTTTGCCCAATTATGTGGCTGAAAATGGACAGATACAAGAAAGTGGACGTGATCAGCAACACTGCATGCTAGGCATAGGTTGTCTGTCGGAGATAGCAGAAGTGGCATGGAACCAAGGTGATGATCTTTACAGTGCATTGGATAACCGTATTATGAAGGGATGTGAGTATTTGGCTAAATCCAATTTAGGTTATGAAGTGCCGTTTTTTACTTGGAAAGATATTACGGGAAAATATTCCAATTGGCAATCTTTAGGAAAAGAAGGGATAGGACGTTTTCGCTCGGTATTTGAATTGGCATATAATCATTATACGGAACGTAAAAATTTGAAAATGCCTTATACTCAGACGGTATTAGAGAGAACTCGTCCTGAAGGACCTGGATTTGCTTGCGATAACCCGGGTTTTGGGACCCTTTTATTCTATCTAGGGAATCCGCAAGCTATTAATTCTCGTGGCATGATAGATGAATATCCCATGAAATACTCGACTGACTGGATTTTTGCTTCGGCAAAGTTATTGCCAGTGAACGGTAGCATGGCAATTGTTTCTTCCGGTATTTCATTATTTAAGAAAGGTATTCGTTATAACGCAAGTGAATATCCGTTTATTTCCATCAAAATATCGCATATGCCTGAACAGAGGAAGAAAAATTGGCTACAATTGAGTTATAGTGTGATGAGTGCTCCTGAATTCTGGACTTTTGATGAGAAAGATGCTGTGAAAATAGAGAATGGCATCTATGTTTTCCGCATTGCTGGAAGTCGTTCTAATAATGGTACATTGTTTACTGGGAGTAAAATAACCGTTTCTTTGATGCTTGATTTTGGGAATACTTGCGGAGAACCGGTGAAGATTGAATATATTCATTCGGTGAATAATTATTAA
- a CDS encoding RagB/SusD family nutrient uptake outer membrane protein produces MKAMNFIIKGGVAMSLLVMCGCSSFLDETNIASQSAEEYYSTATGYESLINGTYETLKSVYNNINYFQFTQLGTDIGTQNYGGDANALNQYTVNYTNDNSVIYNQWKTLYAALKNVNAAIGRAKGVVTNDVDIFEGIDPGVLSQRVAEAKFLRALYLFEIVKNWGQAPLILEEPKTASTTAEYANGAAFYTQILQDLQDVLDSSLPMKQTSANYGRVSKAAAKHLRSLVYLTRGYQSFAEPDDFKKAYNDAVDVINNSGHALLDDYAMVHRQANEENNEIIFDINFSAGNNCNTNIQSEYYLFVYREGWTDLGFSSIYCNDYASVMPTKYAYELFDWNKDRRTQVTFMSPLNGNATTSVDGRTYGRNWFESTNGVNVAKGDTVIYFPVPGETSYKYYSDAEKKEANERGRFFYNYPTGSYSDVTNDDYYKDGYQSLNAKSRIWLPVWKFKDCNTRYNSSGTVENGTRDFYLFRLAETYLIAAEAAVKNNDNTDALYYINVVRKRAMNNAPESGLQEYTGTVTIDDVLNERALELYGEAPRWNDLQRTGKLAERVLKYNWDVTHITGGLMQTLLNQSSFESKYMYRPIPINWLNTLSNGQELGNNPGW; encoded by the coding sequence ATGAAAGCAATGAACTTTATTATAAAAGGGGGGGTCGCAATGTCGCTATTAGTGATGTGCGGTTGCTCTTCTTTTCTGGATGAAACAAATATAGCCAGTCAGTCAGCGGAGGAGTATTATTCTACGGCGACGGGTTATGAATCTCTTATTAATGGAACTTATGAGACATTAAAGTCAGTATATAATAATATAAATTATTTTCAATTCACACAGTTAGGTACCGATATAGGTACCCAAAATTATGGAGGTGATGCGAATGCTCTTAATCAATATACCGTAAATTACACAAATGATAATAGCGTAATTTATAATCAATGGAAAACATTGTATGCCGCTTTGAAAAATGTCAATGCTGCCATTGGTCGTGCAAAAGGGGTAGTAACAAATGATGTGGATATTTTTGAGGGAATAGATCCAGGGGTTTTATCACAACGTGTAGCAGAAGCAAAGTTCTTGCGTGCATTATATCTGTTTGAAATTGTGAAAAATTGGGGGCAAGCACCGTTAATTCTTGAGGAACCAAAAACAGCTTCTACTACGGCTGAATATGCAAATGGTGCAGCTTTTTATACACAGATCTTACAGGATTTACAAGATGTGTTAGATTCTTCACTACCGATGAAGCAAACGTCAGCTAATTATGGGCGTGTATCAAAAGCAGCAGCTAAACATTTGCGCTCTTTGGTTTATCTGACGCGTGGTTATCAGAGTTTTGCGGAGCCTGATGATTTCAAAAAGGCATATAATGATGCTGTTGATGTGATTAATAACTCTGGTCATGCTTTATTGGATGATTATGCAATGGTACATCGACAAGCTAATGAGGAAAATAATGAAATAATCTTTGATATCAATTTTTCAGCAGGCAATAACTGCAATACAAATATTCAGTCTGAATATTATTTATTTGTATACCGTGAGGGATGGACAGATCTCGGTTTTTCATCTATCTACTGTAATGATTATGCTTCTGTTATGCCGACAAAATATGCTTATGAACTATTTGATTGGAACAAAGATAGGCGTACTCAGGTTACGTTTATGAGTCCGCTAAACGGCAATGCTACAACTTCTGTAGATGGTCGCACTTATGGCAGAAATTGGTTTGAAAGTACAAATGGAGTAAATGTGGCTAAAGGTGATACTGTTATTTACTTCCCAGTACCTGGTGAAACCAGCTATAAATATTATTCAGATGCTGAGAAAAAAGAGGCCAATGAAAGAGGGCGTTTTTTCTATAACTATCCAACGGGAAGTTATTCAGATGTAACTAATGATGATTATTACAAAGATGGCTATCAGTCATTAAATGCTAAATCGCGCATATGGTTGCCTGTATGGAAATTCAAGGATTGTAATACGAGGTATAATAGTTCTGGTACAGTAGAAAATGGTACCCGCGATTTTTATTTATTTCGTCTGGCAGAGACTTACTTGATAGCTGCCGAAGCTGCAGTGAAGAATAATGATAATACAGATGCATTATATTACATAAATGTGGTAAGGAAAAGAGCTATGAACAATGCTCCAGAAAGTGGTTTACAGGAATATACAGGTACTGTTACAATTGATGATGTGTTGAACGAGCGTGCATTGGAATTGTATGGTGAAGCGCCACGATGGAATGATTTGCAGCGCACCGGTAAATTAGCAGAAAGGGTTTTGAAATATAATTGGGATGTGACTCATATTACTGGGGGCCTAATGCAGACACTCTTGAACCAGTCGAGCTTTGAAAGCAAGTATATGTACCGTCCAATTCCGATTAATTGGTTGAATACATTGTCTAACGGCCAGGAATTGGGCAATAATCCTGGTTGGTGA